From the genome of Rhododendron vialii isolate Sample 1 chromosome 10a, ASM3025357v1:
aaaaacagcaccccgagccccaaaccgaaaattgatttttttgaaaaattgtacccgtacccgactgaaccacatgttcggccccgcccgaaacccttcgggtcgggtcgggttcgtcggatctcggtttttttgcacacccctaaaCTGTAgagtgtgtgggacccaccactcatgtgagtgatgggtgtgtgtttgggtgtggtacTAACATCACTCGGAAGGAAAAcagaggggagggggggggggattaGCAATTTACGACGTAGACCAACTGGCACTTGGGATGCCGGGAGACAACCTGGCTTTGGGAAATATATTAAAATATTCAGTAGCGGGTGAATAGTGTCTCGTCAACCTCGACAAGGAACTCAAgcaattgtaaaattttgcagaCTAGCGAGTAAGAGTATTGAGGCTGATTTTGAGGCCATTTTGTGCCTTTGGCAGTTTGACTCGCTGAATTAGCCTAAAAGGCATTTTGGCTTGCCTCCTGATAAGGATGCTCTATTAAGACCATTAATTTAGCTCGCAAATTGTCAAGAACATTTTGGCTAGAACCGTTGTACCTCATAACAGTACTACTTGCAAATAACTTCCATCATTAACCGACAATATAAGTTCCCCCAGAAAACTTTTAAAAGTTTAATCCCTGCCTTGGGTAGTTGGGTTCTTTGGAAAAAATTAACTTTGTTCATGAGGTAAATTTCgttaaatttattattatttacctTAACATTGAACTAATGCATCAGTTTGATCCACACCCAAGGGAGGAACTAGGATTTTGTTGAAGGGAGAAGACTAAAAGATTGATTAGAGCCACATTCAACTTGGCAAATGTATTAGTTAGAAGATAGCAAGACAAGGGGTGTCCTGGCTCCCATACCACAATACCCATGTCTGCCACTATCCACAGACTCCACACCACACTCCACCATATCCCAAAGCTTtcactaagtttttttttttggggcattttgttcttattcaaaaaaatttcgcgtttgtttattttgcgcctaacttttttggattattgatttgacTCGaaaagagaaatcgaaaaagttaaAATTATGATTATGGAGTCTGTATAGTTTTACTATATATTCCTTTGTCTTTTTGTTTAGAGCTGCCTTATATGGTTGATTGTATAGATGTTTCTTGTGAGGGGATTTTATTCCTTGTACTTTGTTTCTTGGTTTGAGCCTAATAAAGTTTTGtgcacttataaaaaaaaaagaataaatttaaTTAGGGAAGCAAataacacccaaaaaaaaaaaagacaagaaaggGCCAGCGGGCGAAAAAATTGGGCCAGACACCGACCGGCCATCGGGCCCGAATGAATTCGCGAGGCAGGCCTCTCAAGGACTCAATTATTGGAATTTATGCACGAGGTCACGTGGGTTCCCTAGCATAATGGGCTACAACTCTCAAGCCATGTTagctaagggggtgtttggacaaataatccaaaatggcttattttttgtccttattcaaatttttttcgtatcacttggcttattgtcatttttttggagattattgcatcttcacgacaagaagaatctaaaaagtaaaattttttgactgaaatccaattttttttgaataaagatgaaaaaaaatcaataagccaattttttcgtctttattcaaaaaaaaatggatttcggtcaaaaatttttactttttagattcctcttgtcgtgaggatgcaataatccccaaaaaaatgacaataagccaagtgatacgaaaaaattttgaataagaacaaaaaataagccactttggcttatttgtccgaacaccccctaaGTGTGTTGAATTAAATAGGATTAGTAAGGAGGTGGAATTGATAAGAAAATGGGATTAGTAATTCCAAAGGTAATCTCAGgtgggtgtttggttgtgtaaggATTAAATCATGGGATTATGATTACCAATCTCAATTCCTTGTTTGATTGGAATACGAAGGGATAGGATAACAAATTACATTTTTCAATCATACCCATGGGTGAAAAATCTGGTCTATTAAATTGCAAGGAAGTCCCACTAACAGATtgcatttttcaatcattttcgAACAATTTGCCTATTTTTTCATCCAATCAATTTCCAAATTCTTATTTGGACAACCATCCATGTATCATTGATCGGTtcatttagttgatttttttcgaATTTTACGACAAATAAGGCACCTGCATAATTTATAGAGGCCATGAGATGCTTTAAGGCTACAAATGCATGCATGAGTTCCATCTTCTCATCTCCCTCTTGATTAttcatgcataatttttttgcttttgttaattttgcgcctaACTTGTgaggattattgattcgtctcatcaaatggaaaaagtaaaaaattatgacttttgcccaaatatttttgaaaatatccaagataaaagcccaaaaaacctgcttttggatttttttcttagatattttgaaaaatatttgggtaaaagtaattttttttatttggataaaagtattTGACAAATACTGTATGTTGCATTACAGAAGGAAAAAGCCAATGGACTCTGGACCTCAGGTTATGGAAGGCTAGGAAcatcctttttttatttatcatacATACATGACTGGATCTGGGTGTTTTAAGTACGAGGAGTCCTTTTGCGTACAGGTGGGTGAGTAATAAAAGGGTACTACTGGTATTAACAGAAAATAGCATGGGCAAGGAGGTCATTTTGCATCACATAGCTTGGGATATGATTAGTAATACCTAATATTTGAGAGGTGGTATTGATAATCCCATGAATTGGAAGGATTGATAATCCCATGGTATTACTAATCCCAATCACTATTGTGCaatcaaacaaagaattaaaGGGATCACAAGATTAACAATCCTATCACAACCCCTAACTCCCTTATCAAACATGGCCCAATGACAAGGCTTTTCATAGGAGGCCAACCGAGAACCTGCTTGGGCCTGCATGACCTTTTATTGTTTGAGTCGGGCCTTAGCTTCATGCAATAGATTCGGCCCATCTGTGCCCCCAACGGTGTGGAAGAGTCTGTGGCTCGGGTTACGGACTCACACCACCAAGTCTGGGCAATAGTAGGTTGTTACGTTCACGCTTTGTAAACAacttaaataattttaatttgtcCGATGTGATAATAGTTAACTTAGATGTCATCACTCTCTCTGGATGGAAACTAGCCCCGCAAGGAAAACCCCGGAGgcagcccctctctctctctccagacgGGAACTAGCCCGCAGGGAACACCCCGGAggcagcctctctctctctctctcaaatagtAATGCGCTTCTCTCCTTGCGTTATCTTTTTTACAAGGACTAAATATTAATAATGCGAGTCTCGTACTGAAtttgacaaagaaaattgaaagctGAAAATATGAAGAAAACAAGATCTCAGAATGCAGTAGATAGAGCAATGCTAGTAAAACAGCAACCTGGTAGCAGCGACTACAACTCCATTGGCAAAGATGTCTGCCAAGGCACAAATTGTAGCCGATGTCAGCAGTTTTGATGTTACTGGTTATTGGGAGGTTGTATTTGGCTCAATTTCGACACTTCGTACTTTTGATCAAGTTTATTAATGAAGTCTTGTTTCTATATTGGTTCCTGTGCGTAGAAACAGGGCAGTGTTTGGTTGAAAACACTTGGACCAGAGCATGACATTAATGATTTAATATTTTAGTGCATCATGTTTTGTTAAGAAACTTGACAAACGGTACATAAGATCCATCCACGGTTAGTAACATGGCTACATCCGGTAAACTGTCCGGCTTCAATCGTCGCTGTTTATGAATTACGTATAAGTTATGCTGTAGTTATATATATGTTACAATTCTCCATCAAATGTAACAATAGGTTTCATTAGTTTTGAGATATGATAGATCCTACACACAGATATCGAAAGAGTTATTCAAATGCACTAGGGCTATGAAGCCCCTGCACAACTAGGAAGTCGTTGCACCCTTGTCCGACGAACAGAAGACATGAATATTGGGCAACCACGGGCTACGTCtcttaaattttagtttattttttcatgGGACATGTCGGGGCACACGTGAAACAGGGGGTCGGGATACATGATCAGTACGTACCTTCAAACGGCTCTTATAAATTTTATAGCGGATAAGCGATCGAGACAACAGATAGAGGAGCGTTACCTCCTTGAAGAGAAAGCGAAGCGCTTTCGAAGGTGTTTGGTGAAATATACCATCGGTCGTGAACATATTTGATGGGAGCCTTAAGCTAATATAATTAGTGTTTACAGTGTAGGTATGAATAAttgaaagaagaggaaaataaaCAATTGTCATGTTCGTTGCCATTTCCGTATCTGTATACAttgtttaagaaaatattaattatgTTTAATAACTGTTAGTTATTACCCTAAACTAATGATAGAACTCATCCATTATGCATAACAACTCTCCCGCTAAACTAATCTCCTATTAATAGTCATTGCATTCATCAAGCTAatccatcctctctctctctctctctctctctctctctctctctctctctctctctctctctctctctctctccaagccaTTTGACACTCATAAAGGGTGTAAAACAGAGCAAAATTAAGATGGCCAAAAAGGATGGGAAAGAAACCAAATACGCAAGATATTTCAAAGCACCCATTAGAGTCCTAACCAAGGCCAGGGACTTCTACGTCCAGACCATGTTGGATTGGGCGGCGCGTGGCGAGCAGGGCAGCGCAAGGGGCTACTGCGTCGACGTCCCATTCTACAATCCGCCCGGTACCTTGAATTTCGGCTCCGCAAAAAATTCCACCCAAAATGAAGATCTAACGGAGCTCGTGAGGGCTGCTTCAGCTCGGAATCTGAGCAACAGGGTCCAATCAGAGATTCTCCAGA
Proteins encoded in this window:
- the LOC131303494 gene encoding uncharacterized protein LOC131303494, whose amino-acid sequence is MAKKDGKETKYARYFKAPIRVLTKARDFYVQTMLDWAARGEQGSARGYCVDVPFYNPPGTLNFGSAKNSTQNEDLTELVRAASARNLSNRVQSEILQRPRHVKLPAASRRSLRWTRSVGIGRIEEDRPCEFGQEVTVETRHVEYGRSRNCSVSKMAD